A genomic region of Dreissena polymorpha isolate Duluth1 chromosome 4, UMN_Dpol_1.0, whole genome shotgun sequence contains the following coding sequences:
- the LOC127877250 gene encoding uncharacterized protein LOC127877250 isoform X1: MSIILPDNSDTSNMTMTSVGVQADVNDPEGILGVIRSFREQMVEIQQLNQTLIDLKNARQSKLDTTTTLSERLSEQIDDLIRRAETTESILHDDKSAIDAYSKELEDLINENERLELEVGGHEVHVTAKDLEMEQRLTGFVEADLDERMETLASLHRQLADTLAECDTQWVLACRVSCSYDHIGRQLADTLAECDTQWHEIKAETLQTNEEVLKHEAMLEHLHELKLARCAGSNSDAEFRSLVQRMISYHDNQMEQKLLLSKLMEARLQERDMEFEIGQLTREKRDLWRRCLDLENLLEEITGTEDQGNMLRPAAAYSDLPDIMNERLPRATSDTDLTDEQVHHGRLLHRCTKATHLVVGMSDEEADTEHLESAVGQRASTDDVIDDVTQGGDEEHPQERETNQEEPSPETEPEVPPDVPTQRELSEQSPEASFINKLRKRVGGISRTASQRFNTGFRLAASGSMRQFNQANFMKRRK, translated from the exons ATGTCTATAATTTTACCAGATAATTCGGACACC AGCAATATGACAATGACATCTGTTGGTGTTCAAGCAGACGTCAATGACCCCGAAGGAATCCTAGGAGTTATCCGCTCCTTCCGGGAGCAGATGGTGGAGATACAGCAACTAAACCAAACACTCATAG ACCTTAAGAACGCGCGCCAGTCGAAGCTCGATACCACGACGACTTTATCCGAGCGTCTGTCGGAACAGATCGACGACCTGATCAGGCGCGCGGAGACGACTGAAAGCATTTTGCACGACGACAAGAGCGCAATCGACGCGTACAGCAAGGAACTCGAAGATCTAATAAATGAAAACG AGCGTCTTGAACTCGAGGTCGGAGGTCACGAGGTGCACGTGACCGCAAAGGACCTGGAGATGGAACAGCGCTTGACAG GGTTCGTGGAGGCGGACCTCGATGAGCGGATGGAGACACTAGCCAGCCTCCACCGGCAGCTCGCCGACACCCTAGCCGAGTGCGACACACAATGGGTACTGGCATGTAGAGTTAGCTGTAGTTATGATCATATAGGACGGCAGCTCGCCGACACCCTGGCCGAATGCGACACACAATGG CACGAGATCAAGGCGGAGACGCTGCAGACAAACGAGGAGGTCTTAAAGCACGAGGCCATGTTGGAACATCTGCACGAGCTCAAGTTGGCCAGGTGTGCAGGCTCCAACTCCG ACGCGGAGTTTAGGTCTCTTGTACAGAGGATGATCAGTTACCATGACAACCAAATGGAGCAAAAACTGCTTCTTTCTAAG CTGATGGAGGCGCGCCTGCAGGAGCGAGACATGGAGTTTGAGATAGGGCAGCTGACCCGGGAGAAGAGGGACCTCTGGAGGCGCTGTCTCGACCTTGAGAACTTGCTAGAGGAGATCACAG GTACTGAGGATCAAGGCAACATGCTCCGTCCCGCCGCAGCCTACAGCGACCTACCGGACATTATGAATGAACGTCTGCCGCGCGCGACAAGCGACACTGATCTGACAGACGAACAAGTGCACCATGGTCGCCTGCTTCACAG ATGCACCAAGGCGACACATTTGGTGGTTGGTATGTCCGACGAAGAGGCCGATACGGAGCATCTCGAGTCCGCCGTTGGGCAGCGCGCTTCCACTGATGACGTCATTGATGACGTCACACAGGGCGGTGATGAGGAGCATCCTCAGGAGCGCGAAACTAATCAAGAG GAGCCAAGTCCCGAGACGGAGCCGGAAGTTCCCCCAGATGTTCCGACACAACGGGAGCTAA GCGAGCAATCACCAGAGGCGTCATTCATCAACAAACTACGGAAGCGCGTAGGTGGAATCTCGCGCACAGCATCGCAGAGGTTTAACACCGGCTTTAGACTGGCAGCCTCGGGCTCCATGCGACAATTCAATCAAGCCAACTTTATGAAACGACGAAAATAA
- the LOC127877250 gene encoding paramyosin-like isoform X2: protein MSIILPDNSDTSNMTMTSVGVQADVNDPEGILGVIRSFREQMVEIQQLNQTLIDLKNARQSKLDTTTTLSERLSEQIDDLIRRAETTESILHDDKSAIDAYSKELEDLINENERLELEVGGHEVHVTAKDLEMEQRLTGFVEADLDERMETLASLHRQLADTLAECDTQWHEIKAETLQTNEEVLKHEAMLEHLHELKLARCAGSNSDAEFRSLVQRMISYHDNQMEQKLLLSKLMEARLQERDMEFEIGQLTREKRDLWRRCLDLENLLEEITGTEDQGNMLRPAAAYSDLPDIMNERLPRATSDTDLTDEQVHHGRLLHRCTKATHLVVGMSDEEADTEHLESAVGQRASTDDVIDDVTQGGDEEHPQERETNQEEPSPETEPEVPPDVPTQRELSEQSPEASFINKLRKRVGGISRTASQRFNTGFRLAASGSMRQFNQANFMKRRK from the exons ATGTCTATAATTTTACCAGATAATTCGGACACC AGCAATATGACAATGACATCTGTTGGTGTTCAAGCAGACGTCAATGACCCCGAAGGAATCCTAGGAGTTATCCGCTCCTTCCGGGAGCAGATGGTGGAGATACAGCAACTAAACCAAACACTCATAG ACCTTAAGAACGCGCGCCAGTCGAAGCTCGATACCACGACGACTTTATCCGAGCGTCTGTCGGAACAGATCGACGACCTGATCAGGCGCGCGGAGACGACTGAAAGCATTTTGCACGACGACAAGAGCGCAATCGACGCGTACAGCAAGGAACTCGAAGATCTAATAAATGAAAACG AGCGTCTTGAACTCGAGGTCGGAGGTCACGAGGTGCACGTGACCGCAAAGGACCTGGAGATGGAACAGCGCTTGACAG GGTTCGTGGAGGCGGACCTCGATGAGCGGATGGAGACACTAGCCAGCCTCCACCGGCAGCTCGCCGACACCCTAGCCGAGTGCGACACACAATGG CACGAGATCAAGGCGGAGACGCTGCAGACAAACGAGGAGGTCTTAAAGCACGAGGCCATGTTGGAACATCTGCACGAGCTCAAGTTGGCCAGGTGTGCAGGCTCCAACTCCG ACGCGGAGTTTAGGTCTCTTGTACAGAGGATGATCAGTTACCATGACAACCAAATGGAGCAAAAACTGCTTCTTTCTAAG CTGATGGAGGCGCGCCTGCAGGAGCGAGACATGGAGTTTGAGATAGGGCAGCTGACCCGGGAGAAGAGGGACCTCTGGAGGCGCTGTCTCGACCTTGAGAACTTGCTAGAGGAGATCACAG GTACTGAGGATCAAGGCAACATGCTCCGTCCCGCCGCAGCCTACAGCGACCTACCGGACATTATGAATGAACGTCTGCCGCGCGCGACAAGCGACACTGATCTGACAGACGAACAAGTGCACCATGGTCGCCTGCTTCACAG ATGCACCAAGGCGACACATTTGGTGGTTGGTATGTCCGACGAAGAGGCCGATACGGAGCATCTCGAGTCCGCCGTTGGGCAGCGCGCTTCCACTGATGACGTCATTGATGACGTCACACAGGGCGGTGATGAGGAGCATCCTCAGGAGCGCGAAACTAATCAAGAG GAGCCAAGTCCCGAGACGGAGCCGGAAGTTCCCCCAGATGTTCCGACACAACGGGAGCTAA GCGAGCAATCACCAGAGGCGTCATTCATCAACAAACTACGGAAGCGCGTAGGTGGAATCTCGCGCACAGCATCGCAGAGGTTTAACACCGGCTTTAGACTGGCAGCCTCGGGCTCCATGCGACAATTCAATCAAGCCAACTTTATGAAACGACGAAAATAA